One window of the Hoplias malabaricus isolate fHopMal1 chromosome Y, fHopMal1.hap1, whole genome shotgun sequence genome contains the following:
- the LOC136678716 gene encoding uncharacterized HIT-like protein Synpcc7942_1390 isoform X2 yields the protein MCEIYSLRGEIMARRILHSRCFLPFVRTLPRPALLLQNHSLSTHSDEVRLAEEASKKYGKPAPSIFSKIIDKSIPADVIFEDDKCLAFRDISPKAPVHFLVIPRTPIPRISESHDDDALLLGHLLVVAKNLAKKEGLSEGFRIVINDGKNGAQSVYHLHLHVLGGRQMGWPPG from the exons ATGTGTGAAATTTACAGCCTTAGAGGAGAAATTATGGCGAGAAGAATTTTACACAGCCGCTGTTTTCTGCCCTTCGTCCGCACTTTACCCCGCCCTGCTCTCTTGCTCCAG aATCACAGCTTGTCCACACACAGTGATGAAGTGCGCCTGGCAGAGGAAGCCAGCAAGAAATATGGCAAACCAGCTCCGTCTATCTTCTCCAAAATTATTGATAAAAGTATTCCTGCAGATGTCATTTTTGAAGATGACAAG TGTCTAGCATTCAGGGACATCAGTCCCAAGGCACCAGTGCATTTTCTGGTTATTCCAAGGACTCCTATCCCAAGGATCAGTGAATCGCATGATGACGATGCACtg CTCCTTGGACACCTTTTGGTGGTTGCTAAAAACCTGGCAAAGAAAGAGGGATTGAGTGAAGGTTTCAGGATCg TGATCAATGATGGAAAAAACGGAGCTCAGTCGGTTTACCACCTACACCTCCATGTCCTTGGAGGACGACAGATGGGATGGCCTCCAGGATAA
- the LOC136678390 gene encoding long-chain-fatty-acid--CoA ligase ACSBG2-like, translated as MENNTQSFPKVSSPLEDTRVLQGSKAQVNGICLTSLTDCNSMNRMDSKVLEISTTDDSGIDSPTIDADAELSEEVQGLSLSELNLECEDAFAGSFEEAVKASGGAGKITVEKSIPVVGDVCLAPAEQYWSTVRDKAVRLRMAESGPGSEPPFTIHQMFQATVDMFGDQAALRWKKDGAWVTFTYKEYMQQCRTAAKSFLKLGLERFHGVGILGFNSPEWFIANVACIMAGGLSTGIYTTNSPEACQHVAHNSKANIVVVENNKQLAKILQVRDQLPHLKAIVQYKGELENKQPNVYTWAEFMKFGEEISDAQLDEVINSQKANECCSLIYTSGTTGNPKGVMLSHDNITWISNAGGTVAGVNVGEEIVVNYLPLSHVAAQVFDLWISMKFGGITYFAEPDALKGSLVNTLREVRPTAFLGVPRVWEKMQEGMQSAGAKSSVMKKKIADWAKAIGLQTSYNSMNSDTSVPWGFMLANNLVFKRVRAALGLDRCKVCFTGAAPITKDTLEYFMSLNIQLYELYGMSESTGPHTMSWPNNFHLMSCGKVIPGCRTKLDKPDADGNGEVCFWGRNVFMGYLNMPDKTEEALDSDGWLHSGDLGKHDQNGFLYITGRIKELIITAGGENIPPVLIEDAVKEEVSIISNIMLVGDKRKFLSMLLTLKCKVDENGEPTDELSPLAVDFCQKHGVAASKVSEIINNKEPAIYKAIQDGVDKINAKATSNAQRVQKWTILPRDFSISGGELGPTMKLKRPVVAKMYKEEIDKIYEE; from the exons ATGGAAAATAATACTCAGAG TTTCCCAAAGGTCTCAAGCCCTTTGGAAGATACTCGGGTACTGCAGGGCTCCAAAGCACAGGTTAACGGCATCTGTTTGACGTCTTTAACTGACTGCAATAGCATGAACCGTATGGACAGCAAAGTACTTGAGATCTCCACTACGGATGATTCTGGGATTGACAGTCCAACCATAGATGCAGATGCTGAGCTTTCAGAAGAGGTCCAAGGTTTATCACTATCAGAGCTAAACCTTGAATGTGAAGATGCCTTTGCTGGGAGCTTTGAGGAAGCTGTGAAGGCGTCAGGTGGAGCTGGCAAGATCACAG TGGAAAAGTCTATCCCAGTTGTGGGTGACGTGTGCCTGGCTCCAGCAGAGCAATACTGGAGCACTGTTAGGGACAAGGCAGTGAGGCTGAGGATGGCTGAATCAGGCCCAGGCTCTGAGCCACCTTTCACCATCCATCAGATGTTTCAGGCCACAGTGGATATGTTTGGAGACCAAGCAGCTCTCCGGTGGAAGAAAGATGGAGCTTGGGTCACATTTACCTACAAAGAATACATGCAGCAATGCCGAACTGCAGCCAAGAGCTTTCTCAAG CTGGGGCTGGAGCGTTTCCATGGAGTTGGTATTCTAGGCTTTAATTCCCCTGAGTGGTTCATCGCAAATGTTGCCTGCATCATGGCAGG AGGCCTTTCTACTGGAATCTACACTACCAACTCACCAGAAGCCTGCCAGCATGTCGCTCATAACAGTAAAGCCAATATTGTGGTGGtcgaaaacaacaaacaattgGCAAAAATCCTCCAG GTCAGAGATCAGCTACCACACTTGAAGGCTATTGTTCAGTACAAGGGGGAACTGGAAAATAAACAACCAAACGTATATACG TGGGCTGAGTTCATGAAGTTTGGTGAGGAGATTTCAGATGCCCAGCTGGATGAAGTGATTAACAGCCAAAAGGCAAATGAATGCTGTAGCCTTATCTACACCTCAGGAACCACAGGGAACCCAAAAGGAGTCATGCTCAGCCATGACAAT ATCACTTGGATCTCAAATGCAGGTGGTACTGTGGCTGGTGTAAACGTGGGAGAAGAAATTGTGGTCAACTACCTCCCCCTCAGTCATGTGGCAGCCCAGGTCTTTGACCTGTGGATTTCCATGAAGTTTGGTGGCATTACCTATTTTGCTGAACCAGACGCCCTGAAG GGTTCACTGGTCAATACTCTGAGAGAGGTGAGACCTACAGCGTTTCTGGGAGTTCCACGCGTTTGGGAAAAGATGCAAGAAGGGATGCAATCTGCTGGTGCAAAGTCTTCTGTAATGAAGAAGAAAATTGCTGATTGGGCCAAGGCCATAGGGCTTCAGACAAGCTACAACAGCATGAATAG TGATACATCTGTACCCTGGGGCTTCATGCTGGCTAATAATCTGGTGTTCAAGAGAGTGCGTGCCGCCCTGGGGCTGGACCGCTGTAAGGTTTGTTTCACAGGCGCTGCACCCATCACGAAGGACACACTGGAATATTTCATGAGCCTCAACATTCAACTGTATGAACTCTATGGTATGAGTGAAAGCACTGGACCTCACACCATGTCCTGGCCCAACAACTTTCACCTAATGAG CTGTGGTAAGGTAATACCAGGCTGCAGAACAAAGCTTGACAAGCCAGATGCAGATGGAAATGGGGAAGTTTGCTTCTGGGGACGAAATGTCTTCATGGGCTACCTAAACATGCCGGATAAGACAGAGGAGGCTCTAGATTCAGACGGCTGGCTGCACTCCGGAGACCTGGGAAAGCACGACCAAAATGGCTTCCTGTACATTACAGGCCGGATAAAAG AGCTGATTATCACTGCTGGAGGCGAGAACATCCCACCAGTCCTTATTGAGGATGCAGTCAAAGAAGAAGTGTCCATAATTAGTAATATCATGTTAGTGGGAGACAAAAGGAAATTCCTCTCCATGCTTCTCACACTGAAA TGTAAAGTTGATGAGAACGGAGAACCCACAGATGAGCTAAGTCCACTGGCTGTGGACTTCTGTCAAAAACATGGAGTCGCCGCCAGCAAAGTGTCTGAAATCATCAACAACAAAGAGCCAGCCATTTATAAAGCCATTCAGGACGGAGTAGACAAAATCAATGCCAAAGCTACATCAAATGCTCAGAGGGTTCAGAAGTGGACCATTTTGCCACGGGACTTCTCAATATCTGGAGGGGAGCTTG GTCCCACTATGAAGCTCAAGAGGCCTGTTGTCGCAAAAATGTACAAAGAAGAAATTGACAAAATTTATGAGGAATAA
- the LOC136678716 gene encoding uncharacterized HIT-like protein Synpcc7942_1390 isoform X1 produces MCEIYSLRGEIMARRILHSRCFLPFVRTLPRPALLLQVSGLLQICKGAIQNHSLSTHSDEVRLAEEASKKYGKPAPSIFSKIIDKSIPADVIFEDDKCLAFRDISPKAPVHFLVIPRTPIPRISESHDDDALLLGHLLVVAKNLAKKEGLSEGFRIVINDGKNGAQSVYHLHLHVLGGRQMGWPPG; encoded by the exons ATGTGTGAAATTTACAGCCTTAGAGGAGAAATTATGGCGAGAAGAATTTTACACAGCCGCTGTTTTCTGCCCTTCGTCCGCACTTTACCCCGCCCTGCTCTCTTGCTCCAGGTCTCTGGTTTACTGCAGATTTGTAAGGGTGCTATTCAG aATCACAGCTTGTCCACACACAGTGATGAAGTGCGCCTGGCAGAGGAAGCCAGCAAGAAATATGGCAAACCAGCTCCGTCTATCTTCTCCAAAATTATTGATAAAAGTATTCCTGCAGATGTCATTTTTGAAGATGACAAG TGTCTAGCATTCAGGGACATCAGTCCCAAGGCACCAGTGCATTTTCTGGTTATTCCAAGGACTCCTATCCCAAGGATCAGTGAATCGCATGATGACGATGCACtg CTCCTTGGACACCTTTTGGTGGTTGCTAAAAACCTGGCAAAGAAAGAGGGATTGAGTGAAGGTTTCAGGATCg TGATCAATGATGGAAAAAACGGAGCTCAGTCGGTTTACCACCTACACCTCCATGTCCTTGGAGGACGACAGATGGGATGGCCTCCAGGATAA